The genome window ACGGCCGTGCTGTCGAAAGAGAATCGGGACAGGGCGCTCGCGATGATTCCGCTCGGGCGCTTCGGCTCGGTCGAGGACGTTGCGCCGACGGTCGCCTTTTTGCTCTCGGACGCGGCGGCGTATATCACCGGCGCGGTAATTCAAATTGACGGCGGGCTTGCGATGTAACGCTCGCGCGCTAGGGTCCGGGCACGTGGCCCCATTGGGCTTCGCATTTCAAAATGTTCAGCGATTGACCGTCCTTGAGCGCGCGATACTTCTGCCAGAACGCCGTATCGATGAGCCGCTTGTCGGGCGGTTCATCGTCGCGGCGCCATCGATCGAATTTATCTGGACCGCCGTTGTACGCCGCATAGGTCGAGCGCGCGAGCGCGTCGCCCCGGTCCGCGCGCGGCGCTTTGCCCGCCGCGCGGATCATCAGGCGCGCGAGAATCTGGCTGCCCGCGCCCGCGTTGTACGCGATATCCCATTCGATATGTCTCAAGTCGTAAAAGCCGCGCCAGACGTAGCGATTGACCTGCATCAGGCCGATGTCATGAGTCGATGATTCGAGGTAGCGTACGCGGCCGCGCACCAGCACAAACTGCCGCCAGCAGCTCTCCTGCCACGCCGCCGCCCTGACCACCACGCGATAGGTCGGCTGCAGGGCGCGGTCGGGTTGTTCGTCGGCAATCTCGCTCCCGGCTGCGGCGTCGAGTAGCGCGCCAAGCTCGCGCGTGTAGCGGTCGACGTTATTTTCGTTCACTACCGACCGCCTGAGCATCACTCCGAGCTGCCGCAACTGCGGCGGTTCGGGCGGCGCGTCGGCGAAGGCCTCGGCCGGCGCGACGAATCGCGACGCGAAACGCATCACGCTCCCGGCCGAGGAATGGTCCGCCGTCGGCGTGGGAGACTGTGGCCCGGGCGTTAAAGCCGGCTGCGCAGGCGTGGGCGTCGCACCTGAGGCCCCCGGCGCAGGCGTCGCGCTCGCGGTCGGCTCCGGCGCGTCCGAATCGTTAGGCTCGACCGAGCCGGGCGTGAGCGGCGGCGGCGTAAAGCCGAAAATATGCTGCAGCTCGGGATCCGGATCGTAGTTGAACTGGAGTGGATCGGCGGTCGATTGCGGAGCCATGATGCGCGCGAGGCGGCGCAGGTCGGCCGCCGAGATGCGCGCGCCGAGCGCCGGTGCAGCCTCGTCGAAGGCCATCAGCGCGTCACCGGCGGAGATGAAGGACAGGAATTCCAGCGCGCGGTCGCCAAGCTGGCCGCGCGCCGCCGCCGTACGCACGAGGCTGCCGAGGCGCCGCCACTGATCAAGAAAAAGCGCGCGCACCGGGTCAGGACCGCCCGGCGCCGGCGGCTGGCCGATCGCTTCGGCAAGGCGGTAGCGTCCGTCGAGCAGCAGATTCAGCAGCTGGGCCCGGAGTGCCTTGTCAGCTATCGTCGGGCCGATCTGCTTTATCGCAAACACAATGAAGGCGTCCCATCGGTCGAGTTGCTCGTCCCACGCCCCCTGCTCGACCGGCGTCAGCGGTCCGGCGGCCGCTCTCGGCTGCGCGGCCGGTTGGATCGGCGCGCTCAGCGCGAGCGTGATCCCTATGCCGTCGCTCCCGGCGACTGCCGGGCCGACGCTGTGGACCGTCGCGAGCACGTGCTTGAAACTATCGGCCTGTCCGTCGGGCGCGGTTTCCTCGGCCAGCGCGCGGAACTCCTCGATCGGCGCGCGGAGGTCGAACCTGAAAGTCTCGAAGCGCGGGATAAAGTTGTCCTTGACGAGATCGAAGCCGCGCCCGGCGATGAGGGTCTTGCGATGCTGCGGGTCGTAGAGATTGATATCGCTCACGCGGAACATCAGGGCGAGGTTGGATGTCAGGTAGGGCGTCGCGTCGATCGCGATGATTCCCTTCCACGAGATCGGGCTTATGCACTTATCGCCCACCGGCACGCCCAGCCCGAGCTCGCCGTCGGTCTCGAGCCCGACCTTCGGGGCTGCGCCCGGGACGAAGCGCGGATTGTAGGCGGAGAGAAACTCACAGTCGTTGATTCCTTTCCATAGGATCGCGCGGCCCCCGGGCGCGTCGTAGATCTGATGCTTCAGCGCCGCGCCAAGCGTAAGGTAATCGATCGTGAGGGGTACGGTTATTTGTGCCGCGGGATCGGCGGCGGCTACGCCGGAAAGCGCAATCGGGGCGGAGAGCGCCGCGGAAACCGCCAGGAGCGCAATGAGCAATCTTACGAGCCGGCCCATCGATCAATGATTGCAAGCGCTTGTCAACAATTACAGCACCCCGCGCGTAACGTTCATGCACCGTCGGGGATGACGGCGAGGGGCGGATTGCCTTGAAAGGGCGGCTGGCGGGAAAGATAATTAACCCTGAGATTGGCCGAGGCGGCAACGATGCAACAGGAATCCAAATCGATCTTTCACGAGGCCGAGATTCCACAGGCCTCGCGCGAGCTTGATGAACTGCGCCGTTTGGGCAACTACGAACCGCCCTTCGTAGTCGTACGCCGGCGCGTAATCGACGATTTTTACGAAGGCAAGATGACCATCGACGCCACCGTGGTGATCCGCATCGGCGACGTCGAGGAGACCGAGGCCGCGCGCGGCGTCGGCGTCGTGCATGCCCTCGATCTGGCGCTGCGCAAGGCGCTGCTCAAGTACTTTCCCTTTCTCGAGCCGGTCCGCGTCATCGAAACCTACATGCACGCGAGCGGCGAATCGACCGAAGCCGAGGTGATGTCGATCAAGAAATTCTCCGACGGTCAGAACGTCTGGACCACGCTCGCCAAGTCGGCCAACACGGCGGAGGCCGGATGGCAATCGCTGGTTGACGGTTACGAGTGGCGAATCGATCACGAACGCAACCGGACGCGGCGCACGGCGGCCAATCCGCGGCTGTCGCGGCGTTAGGTTCGCGCGCGCACGATGGGACGGCTTTTCGGCGATCCGGAGCGAATCGCTGCCCAGGCCTCGGCGGGCAAGCTCGCGGTGCTTTACGACGGCGGTTGCGAGATGTGCCGCAACGTGGCGGCCGGAATCCTGCGCTACGACAATACCGAGTCGCTGGAACTGTTCGACGCCAACGATCCGGCGGCGCGCGGCCACTTTCCCGGGCTCAAGCTCGACGACCTGCTCTACGAATTGCACGTGATCGACGATCACGGGCGGGTCTATCGCGGAGCGCGCGCGGTCAACGAAATCCTGCGTCGCCAGGCGGGGTTCCGCAGCATGCTCGCGTATCTATGGTATGTTCCGGGCTACGCGTGGATCGCCGACCTCCAGTACAAAGCGATCGCCGGCAATCGCAAGCGCGACGCGGGCGCGCCGGTCGCCGCCGCGTCGGCGCGTCAGCCTTGAGCACGGCGCCGCCGGCGCGCGGCGTCCGAGGCGCGCCGCAGGCGCAATCAAAGTGAAGCCGTTTTACATCTTCAACACACTCGACCGCCGGGTCGAGGAATTCAAGCCGCTCAATCCGCCGCTGGTGACGTTCTACTCGTGCGGCCCGACCGTCTATCTGCCGCAGCATCTCGGCAACATGCGCGCCTACGTCTTCGTCGATACGCTGCGCCGCGCGCTCGAACTCAACGGCTATGAAGTCCGCCACGTGATGAACATCACCGACGTCGGCCACATGACCTCCGACGCGGATGCCGGCGAGGACAAGGTGGAAAAAACCGCGCGCGCCGAGGGCAAGACCCCCCGCGAGGTCGCCGACTTCTATATCGCGCAGTTCACGCGCGACTGCGGGCGGCTCAATATCCGGCTGCCCGCGCCGCCGGCGCTCTGCCGCGCAACCGACCACGTCGCCGACATGATCGCGCTCATCGGCCGGATCCTCGAGCGCGGTTACGCTTACGTCGCTGCATCGGGGGTTTATTTCGACGTCGAGAAATGGCGCGGCCAAAGCCGCGTCGGACGGCTTTCGCGCCAGAGCCTCGACGAGCAGCACGCGGGCCAGCGCCTGGAGCATTCGCCCGACAAGAAGAGCCCGCACGATTTCGCGCTCTGGGTGCTCAATCAGCCGCATCATCTGATGCAGTGGGAGAGTCCGTGGGGGCGCGGCTATCCGGGATGGCATATCGAGTGTTCGGCGATGTCGATGCGCTACCTGGGCGAGACAATCGATATTCATTCGGGGGGCCTCGACCATATTGCGGTGCATCACGAGAACGAGATTGCGCAATCCGAGGGCGCGACCGGCAAGCCTTTCGTCCGCTACTTCGTCCACAACGCATTCCTGGTCGGGATGGAAGGGGCGAAGATCAGCAAGAGCGCGGGGCGCTTTCCGGTGCTCGAGGACCTGGTCGCAGCGGGTATCAATCCGCTCGCGTTCCGGCTGCTCTGCCTCGGCGCGAAATATCGATCGGAGTTGGCGTTTTCGCTCGATGCGGTGCGCGCCGCGGCGAGCAACCTGGACTACTTCGCCGAATTCGCGCGCAACCTCTCCGACGAGGACGCGGCGGCGAACCCCGACTCGCCGTGGACGAACGATTTCGACGATCGCTTCGTCGAGGCGCTCAACAACGACCTCAACACGCCGCAGGCGCTCGCCGCCGCGCTCGAGCTGGTGGCCGAGGCCTATCGCAGCGGCGACAAGCGAATCTGGAATACGCTCAGGAAATTCGACGCGGTGCTCGGGCTTGGCCTTGAAGAGGCGCGCAAGGACACGCAGGGCGGACTTTCGGCGGAGATAGCGGCGATGCAGCGCGAGCGCGATGCCGCCCGGGCGGCCAAAGACTTCAAACGCGCCGACGATCTGCGTAAGCAGCTGGAGGCGAAAGGCTACGAGGTGAAGGACCATCGCGGCGGCTCCACGATTGTGCCGCGCAGAAGCGTTGCTTGAGTACAGAGGCCGTGCTCTCTTAGAGTTCGCAGCGCCGCACACAAGGGTAAGCAATGTCGATTGAGCTGAAGAAGTTCGACACCAGGATGCAGGCCGAAGGGCCTGAAGTCCGTCATCTCGACCCGCACGCCGCTCCCTACTATCTGCCGATCGGCGACGAGGTCGAGATTTTCGAAGCCGCCTACAAGGCCCGTCTGCCCGTGCTCCTCAAGGGGCCCACCGGATGCGGTAAAACCCGCTTCGTCGAGCACATGGCACATCGCCTGGCGGGCCTTGCCGACGGCCCCACGGAACTGATCACGGTCGCCTGCCACGAGGATCTGACTGGGAGCGACCTGGTCGGCCGCTACCTGATCCAGGCCGACGAAACGGTGTGGATCGACGGGCCGCTGACCCAGGCGGTCAGGCGCGGCGCGATCTGTTACCTCGACGAGATCGTGGAGGCGCGCAAGGACACCACCGTGCTCATCCATCCGCTCTCCGACCATCGGCGCATCCTGCCGGTCGAGAAACGCGGCGAGACGCTGGAGGCGCATGTCGGCTTTTTGCTCGTGATCTCGTACAACCCCGGCTACCAGAGTATCCAGAAAAATCTCAAGCACTCGACCCGCCAGCGCTTCGTCACGATCGAGTTCAACTACCCGCCGGCCGACAAGGAGGTCGAGATCATCGCGCACGAGGCGGGCGTCGATCGCGACATGGCGATGCAGCTCGCGGTTCTGGGCGAGAAGGTGCGCAACCTCAAGGCCTCGGGGCTGGAGGAGGGCGTCTCGACCCGGCTCCTGATCTACGCGGGCGATCTTATCCGCCAGGGAATCGCACCGCGCCGCGCGGCGACCGTCGCCGTGACCTGGTCGCTGACCGACGAACCCGACAGCAAGCGCGCGATCGACGAAGTGGTCAAGGCTATCTTTCCGGAGTAACCGGCGGGCTCAAGTGATCGATCTCCGCAGTGACACCGTAACCCTGCCGACGCCCGAGATGCGCGAGGCGATCGCGCGGGCCGAGCTCGGCGATGACGTTTACGGCGAAGACCCCACCGTCAACCGGCTCGAGGCAATGGCGGCGGACGCGATGGGCAAGGAAGCCGCGCTGCTGGTCGCAAGCGGCACGATGGGCAATCTGATCGCGATGCTGGTGCATTGCGCGCGCGGCACCAAGGCGGTGCTCGGCGCGCGCGCCCACACCTATCTGTACGAGGCCGGCGGCGCCGCCGCTCTGGGCGGCGTCGTGCTGACGCCGATTCGCAACACGGACGAGGGTGAATTCGCGCTCGACGAGCTCAAGGCCGAACTCGAGACGCCGTCCGATCCGCATTTCGCGCCGCACGCGCTGGTTGCGCTGGAGAACACGCATAACCGATGCGGTGGCGAGGCCGTCGGACTCGGGCACATGGCTGCGGTGGCCGCGCTGGCACACGGCCACGGACTCGCCGTCCATCTCGACGGCGCGCGCATCTTCAATGCCGCGCTCGCGCTGGAGACCGACGTCAAGCGTATCGCGGGGCATGCCGATACGGTGTCGTTCTGCCTCTCCAAGGGTCTCGCCTGTCCGGTGGGGACGATGCTCTGCGGGCCGCGCCCGTTCATGGAACGGGCGCGGCGCATGCGCAAGGCGCTGGGCGGCGGGATGCGCCAGGCGGGGATAATCGCGGCGGCCGGGAGCGTCGCGCTGACCGCGATGGTCGATCGGCTGGCCGAAGATCACGAGAACGCGCGGATGCTGGCCGAAGGCCTCGCGCGCGTCGCGGGTTTGCGGGTGCATCCGGCGCGCCGTCGCACCAACATGGTGTTTTTCGAGGTCGCCGGCGGCGCCGAACGCGCGGCGGGCTTCGCCGCCGCCTTCAAGGAGCGCGGCGTGCTCGTCGGGCCGCGGAGCCCCGTCGAGTTCCGCGCGGTCACGCACTACGGCGTGACCGCGGCGGACATCCGGCGCGCGGTCGCCGCGGCAGCCGAGGCCGCCGCCGCATCCGCGCACGCGGCCGCCGCGCCCGCGCCGTCGGCGCATGCGGGGCGTTAGCTCCGCGCGATGAACTCCGCGATGAATCCGCGATGAATCCGACGGACTCGCTGCAATCGCTCTTCTCGCTCAAGGGGCGCATCGGCTTCGTCACCGGTGCCTCGTCGGGCCTCGGTGTCGATTGCGCGACGGCGCTCGCGATGGCGGGCGCCGACGTCGCGCTGGCCGCGCGCCGCGCCGACCGCCTCGATAGGCTCGCTGCCGATCTCGCCGGCCGCTACGGCGTCCGCACGGCGGCGATCCAGCTCGACGTGACCTCCGATGCGCAGATCGACGCCGCGCTCGCGCAGGCGCAGCGCGAACTCGGCCTGATCGACATCCTGGTCAACAACGCGGGCATCTCGCCCACGGGCCGCGCCGAGACCCTGCCGCGCGCGACCTGGGACGCGGGGATCGCCACCAATCTCACCGCGCCGATGATGCTCGCGCAGCGCGTCGCCCGCGGCCTTATCGAGGCCGGGCGGCCTGGCCGCATCATCAACATCGTTTCGATCTACGCGACGGTCGCAAGTTCGATCTATCGCCTCTCCGCGTACACCGCGGCCAAGGCCGGGCTGATGAATCTCACGCGCCAGCTTGCGGTCGAGTGGGCGAGTCATGGAATCCTGGTCAACGCGATCGCGCCCGGATGGATTCCGACCGAGGCCACCGAGGGCGGAATGGCCAAGGGCGGCAACCGCGAGCGAATGGAAAAGGCGACGCCGCTCGGCCGGCTTGGACGGCCGGAGGAGATTCGCGGAGCGGTCATTTTTCTCGCCAGCGAGGCGTCAACCTACGTGACCGGATCGATGCTGTCCGTGGACGGCGGCTACCAGGCCTGGTGAAGCCGTCGCGCAGAAGCGGGAGGGCGCGCTGATGGCGGGGGGGGAGGCTCTCAAAGCGCAACTGATGCGTCGCAAGCCGGTCGCGGTCCTGATGGCGGACGCCGGCTCGCATCGCGGCGGATTGCGCCGCGCGCTCGGCGCGCTCGATCTTACGGCGCTCGGCATCGGCGCGATCATTGGCGCCGGCATCTTCGTGATGACCGGGGTCGGCGCGCGTCAGGCCGGACCGGGTTTGATCATTTCATTCGTGATGGCCGGCGTCGCGTGCGCGATGGCGGCGCTTTGCTATGCGGAGTTCGCGGCGATGATTCCGGTAGCAGGGTCCGCCTATTCCTATTCGTACGCCACGATGGGCGAGCTCGTCGGATGGATCATCGGATGGGATCTGGTGCTGGAGTACGCGGTCGCCGCCGGCGCCGTGGCGGTCGGATGGTCGGGGTACTTTCGCGTGATTCTCGAGGGCGTCGGGATCCATCTGCCGCATGCGATCAGCTTTGCGCCGGGGACGGAGCCCGGCGCGATCGTCAATCTGCCCGCGGCGCTGATCGTTGTCCTGGTTTCGGCAATCCTCTACGTCGGCATCCGGGAGAGCGCGCGGATCAACTCGGCGATCGTCGCGATCAAGCTCGGCGCGGTAGCGGTGGTGATCCTGGTCGGGATGTTTTTCGTGCGGCCAGGCAACTGGAGCCCCTTTGCGCCGTTCGGACTAAGCGGAATTTCCAAGGGCGCGGCCTATATCTTTTTCGCTTACATCGGGTTCGACGCGGTCTCGACCGCGGCCGAAGAAGCGGTCGATCCAGCGCGCGACCTGCCCCGAGGCATCCTGTGGTCGCTCTTCATCTGCACGGCGCTCTATATCGCGGTGGCGGCGGTGCTGACCGGCATGGTGCCGTTCGCGCAGATCGACAAGAATGCGCCGCTGGCTTCCGCCTTCGTGACGCGCGGGCTCAATTTCGTCGGTGGCGTTGTTTCGGTGGGCGCGGTGGCGGGATTGACCTCGGTGCTGCTGGTGCTGCTGCTCGGCCAGTCGCGAATCTTTTTTGCCATCTCGCGCGACGGTTTGCTGCCGCCCGCTTTCAGCCGGGTGCATCCGCGCTTCCAGACGCCCTATATCCCGACCGTGCTGACCGGCGCGGCGGTGGGTCTCACGGCGGCGTTGCTGCCGATCCAGGACATCGCCGAGCTGACCAATATCGGCACGCTGTTCGCGTTCGTGCTGGTGTGCATGGGCGTATGGATTCTGCGTCATATCGATCCGGACCAGCATCGGCCCTTCCGCACGCCGCTGGTGCCGCTGGTGCCGATCGTGGGCGCGCTGTCGTGCCTGTACCTGATGGCGAGTCTGCCGGTGGTGACCTGGATCAGGTTTTTCGTCTGGATGGCGATCGGGCTCGCGATCTATTTCGGCTACAGCCGCTTCCATAGCCACGTCGAAGCTATGGCCGCGGCCAATGCCGCCGCGGACTGAGCCGGGCCGGCGAAAATAAAAGAGGGCCGGGGAGCTTTCGCCTCCCGACCCTCTTTTTGTTCCGTGACGCGTGCTACTTGTTGATGCCGGCCACCGATTCGAACTTGAGATCCATCATCGCGACGCCCGCGGCTACGTTGAGGCCGGTGTTGCCCTCGATGCTGAGCGGCTGCAGCGAGATCGATCCGTCCATCCCGCCGACCAGCACGTTGCCGCCGACGCCGAGTCCGACCGTCGCGCTCGCCGTCGCTCCGCCGTAGTGGCCGGAGAGCAGACCGGGGTTCTGCGTGATCTTCACGCCCGGCGAGAGCACCGTCCAGAGGATAACGCCGGACTGCAGATAGCCGATGTCAGCGCCAAACTTGGTGATCGAACCGCCGTAGTTCTCGATCTTTTTGCCCTTTTCCGCCGGCGTGTACGTGCACTGCAGTTTACGTGAGGACCCGAAGATGAATCCCCATCCGGAAGCCACGTGACAACTCAGATAGCCGATCTTGGTAACGTTTTTGGTTGGCGCGCCCTGCGCGAAGGCATTTGGCGACGCCGACAGCGTCACGAACAAGGACGCTGCGAGTATGAGTGATACGACTGACACTTTGCGCATGAGTTCCTCCCTCTTTCACGGACGAGTGGTCGGCTGACGTTGGAAAATGCGGGAAGGGTCTTTTTTACCACAGATGAGGGAACAAGCGAAGGTTACGGGTCGGCATTGGACGACTTCATGCCGCGGCCGAAGGCGGCGACTTCGGAATGCCATTCCTCGCCAAAAGCCAGGATAAGCACCTGCTGATTGATATGGTCGTCTTTGGTCAGACTACGCCATGACCCGCCGCCTGCGCGCGCCATCGCCTGATACGCCGCCTG of Candidatus Binataceae bacterium contains these proteins:
- a CDS encoding alpha-isopropylmalate synthase regulatory domain-containing protein, which produces MQQESKSIFHEAEIPQASRELDELRRLGNYEPPFVVVRRRVIDDFYEGKMTIDATVVIRIGDVEETEAARGVGVVHALDLALRKALLKYFPFLEPVRVIETYMHASGESTEAEVMSIKKFSDGQNVWTTLAKSANTAEAGWQSLVDGYEWRIDHERNRTRRTAANPRLSRR
- a CDS encoding DUF393 domain-containing protein, whose protein sequence is MGRLFGDPERIAAQASAGKLAVLYDGGCEMCRNVAAGILRYDNTESLELFDANDPAARGHFPGLKLDDLLYELHVIDDHGRVYRGARAVNEILRRQAGFRSMLAYLWYVPGYAWIADLQYKAIAGNRKRDAGAPVAAASARQP
- the cysS gene encoding cysteine--tRNA ligase, with product MKPFYIFNTLDRRVEEFKPLNPPLVTFYSCGPTVYLPQHLGNMRAYVFVDTLRRALELNGYEVRHVMNITDVGHMTSDADAGEDKVEKTARAEGKTPREVADFYIAQFTRDCGRLNIRLPAPPALCRATDHVADMIALIGRILERGYAYVAASGVYFDVEKWRGQSRVGRLSRQSLDEQHAGQRLEHSPDKKSPHDFALWVLNQPHHLMQWESPWGRGYPGWHIECSAMSMRYLGETIDIHSGGLDHIAVHHENEIAQSEGATGKPFVRYFVHNAFLVGMEGAKISKSAGRFPVLEDLVAAGINPLAFRLLCLGAKYRSELAFSLDAVRAAASNLDYFAEFARNLSDEDAAANPDSPWTNDFDDRFVEALNNDLNTPQALAAALELVAEAYRSGDKRIWNTLRKFDAVLGLGLEEARKDTQGGLSAEIAAMQRERDAARAAKDFKRADDLRKQLEAKGYEVKDHRGGSTIVPRRSVA
- a CDS encoding AAA family ATPase; protein product: MSIELKKFDTRMQAEGPEVRHLDPHAAPYYLPIGDEVEIFEAAYKARLPVLLKGPTGCGKTRFVEHMAHRLAGLADGPTELITVACHEDLTGSDLVGRYLIQADETVWIDGPLTQAVRRGAICYLDEIVEARKDTTVLIHPLSDHRRILPVEKRGETLEAHVGFLLVISYNPGYQSIQKNLKHSTRQRFVTIEFNYPPADKEVEIIAHEAGVDRDMAMQLAVLGEKVRNLKASGLEEGVSTRLLIYAGDLIRQGIAPRRAATVAVTWSLTDEPDSKRAIDEVVKAIFPE
- the ltaE gene encoding low-specificity L-threonine aldolase, whose translation is MIDLRSDTVTLPTPEMREAIARAELGDDVYGEDPTVNRLEAMAADAMGKEAALLVASGTMGNLIAMLVHCARGTKAVLGARAHTYLYEAGGAAALGGVVLTPIRNTDEGEFALDELKAELETPSDPHFAPHALVALENTHNRCGGEAVGLGHMAAVAALAHGHGLAVHLDGARIFNAALALETDVKRIAGHADTVSFCLSKGLACPVGTMLCGPRPFMERARRMRKALGGGMRQAGIIAAAGSVALTAMVDRLAEDHENARMLAEGLARVAGLRVHPARRRTNMVFFEVAGGAERAAGFAAAFKERGVLVGPRSPVEFRAVTHYGVTAADIRRAVAAAAEAAAASAHAAAAPAPSAHAGR
- a CDS encoding SDR family oxidoreductase, with the translated sequence MNPTDSLQSLFSLKGRIGFVTGASSGLGVDCATALAMAGADVALAARRADRLDRLAADLAGRYGVRTAAIQLDVTSDAQIDAALAQAQRELGLIDILVNNAGISPTGRAETLPRATWDAGIATNLTAPMMLAQRVARGLIEAGRPGRIINIVSIYATVASSIYRLSAYTAAKAGLMNLTRQLAVEWASHGILVNAIAPGWIPTEATEGGMAKGGNRERMEKATPLGRLGRPEEIRGAVIFLASEASTYVTGSMLSVDGGYQAW
- a CDS encoding amino acid permease; this translates as MAGGEALKAQLMRRKPVAVLMADAGSHRGGLRRALGALDLTALGIGAIIGAGIFVMTGVGARQAGPGLIISFVMAGVACAMAALCYAEFAAMIPVAGSAYSYSYATMGELVGWIIGWDLVLEYAVAAGAVAVGWSGYFRVILEGVGIHLPHAISFAPGTEPGAIVNLPAALIVVLVSAILYVGIRESARINSAIVAIKLGAVAVVILVGMFFVRPGNWSPFAPFGLSGISKGAAYIFFAYIGFDAVSTAAEEAVDPARDLPRGILWSLFICTALYIAVAAVLTGMVPFAQIDKNAPLASAFVTRGLNFVGGVVSVGAVAGLTSVLLVLLLGQSRIFFAISRDGLLPPAFSRVHPRFQTPYIPTVLTGAAVGLTAALLPIQDIAELTNIGTLFAFVLVCMGVWILRHIDPDQHRPFRTPLVPLVPIVGALSCLYLMASLPVVTWIRFFVWMAIGLAIYFGYSRFHSHVEAMAAANAAAD
- a CDS encoding DUF992 domain-containing protein produces the protein MSVVSLILAASLFVTLSASPNAFAQGAPTKNVTKIGYLSCHVASGWGFIFGSSRKLQCTYTPAEKGKKIENYGGSITKFGADIGYLQSGVILWTVLSPGVKITQNPGLLSGHYGGATASATVGLGVGGNVLVGGMDGSISLQPLSIEGNTGLNVAAGVAMMDLKFESVAGINK